Proteins encoded within one genomic window of Clostridia bacterium:
- a CDS encoding YjfB family protein: MNIGSIPLESLSSIKQALNIATLRKSMNQDAQSVSLLLNDMKNANAKVMEQSVTPHKGSHVDIKV, translated from the coding sequence ATGAATATAGGCAGTATTCCTCTCGAATCTCTTAGCAGTATAAAGCAAGCCCTAAACATTGCTACTTTAAGAAAGTCCATGAACCAAGACGCTCAATCGGTATCTCTGCTTCTCAACGACATGAAGAATGCAAATGCAAAAGTCATGGAACAATCCGTTACACCTCATAAAGGTAGTCATGTAGACATAAAAGTTTAG